The Pantoea sp. At-9b genome includes a window with the following:
- the trmB gene encoding tRNA (guanosine(46)-N7)-methyltransferase TrmB → MINDVITPEFDENGRPLRRIRSFVRRQGRLTKGQQLALDQYWPEMGVEYQPQPLDLTALFGRDAPLVLEIGFGMGASLVTMAKNNPHQNFLGIEVHAPGVGACLGSAKEAGVENLRVMCHDAVEVLEKMIPDNSLRMVQLFFPDPWHKVRHNKRRIVQVPFAELVMRKLKLGGVFHMATDWEAYAQHMLEVMSSIQGYQNLSGSHDYVPRPETRPLTKFEQRGQRLGHGVWDLMFERVK, encoded by the coding sequence ATGATTAATGACGTCATCACCCCAGAATTTGATGAGAACGGGCGGCCATTACGCCGTATCCGCAGTTTTGTGCGCCGCCAGGGGCGCTTAACCAAAGGGCAGCAGCTGGCACTCGATCAATACTGGCCGGAGATGGGCGTCGAGTATCAGCCGCAACCGCTGGATTTGACCGCGCTGTTTGGCCGCGATGCACCCCTGGTGCTGGAGATTGGTTTTGGTATGGGCGCATCGTTAGTGACGATGGCGAAAAATAATCCACACCAGAACTTTCTCGGCATTGAAGTGCATGCGCCTGGAGTCGGCGCGTGTTTGGGGTCAGCCAAAGAAGCGGGCGTGGAAAACCTGCGCGTGATGTGTCACGACGCAGTTGAAGTGCTGGAGAAGATGATCCCGGATAATTCGCTGCGGATGGTGCAGCTGTTTTTCCCGGACCCCTGGCATAAAGTACGGCATAACAAACGCCGTATCGTACAGGTGCCGTTTGCCGAGCTGGTGATGCGTAAGCTGAAGCTGGGTGGCGTCTTCCATATGGCGACTGACTGGGAAGCCTATGCTCAACACATGCTGGAAGTGATGAGCAGCATCCAGGGTTATCAAAACCTGTCAGGAAGCCATGATTACGTGCCGCGTCCGGAAACGCGTCCGTTAACCAAATTTGAGCAACGCGGGCAGCGACTGGGCCATGGCGTTTGGGATCTGATGTTTGAGAGGGTGAAATAA
- a CDS encoding PTS sugar transporter subunit IIB: protein MKIMAVCGSGLGSSFMMEMNIKKVLKAIEITADVEHSDLGSVTPDVADVFVMGKDIAYSANLPEDKVIIINNIIDIKELEQKIREYFNKV from the coding sequence ATGAAAATTATGGCGGTTTGTGGCTCAGGCCTGGGAAGCAGTTTCATGATGGAAATGAACATTAAAAAAGTTCTTAAAGCCATCGAGATCACTGCGGATGTGGAACATTCTGATCTGGGTTCAGTTACCCCTGATGTTGCTGATGTTTTTGTGATGGGTAAAGACATTGCCTACAGCGCTAACTTGCCTGAAGACAAAGTCATCATCATCAATAACATTATCGACATCAAAGAACTTGAGCAAAAGATTCGCGAATATTTTAATAAAGTCTGA
- the tkt gene encoding transketolase, which yields MVNRELANAIRFLSIDAIQQANSGHPGAPMGMADIAEVVWRHHLRHNPKNPQWFNRDRYVQSNGHGSMLLYSLLHLTGYDVTLEDIRQFRQLHSRTPGHPEYGYTPGVETTTGPLGQGVANAVGMAIAEKALAAQFNKPDFALVDHYTWLFLGDGCLMEGISHEACGLAGTLQLGKLIAVWDDNGISIDGHVEGWFSEDTAARFRAYGWHVIEGVDGHDAAAVDAAVREAKAVTDKPSLLCCKTIIGFGSPNKANSHDCHGSALGTAEVALVREALNWPHAPFEIPDAIYQAWDATEQGAKNQQEWDHLFATYQQRWPELAAEFSRRMQGELPANWAADMDNYIAALQAAPANLATRQVSQKCLNHFADLLPELMGGSADLSPSNLTRQQTSVDFSAENPAGNYISWGVREFGMSAMMNGLALHGGFIPYGGTFLMFMEYARNAVRMAALMKIRSIFVYSHDTIGLGEDGPTHQPVEQLASLRLTPNMETWRGCDQVEVAVAWRQAIERQNGPTALILTRQPLEQQPRSTAQVADIARGGYVLLDCDGKPELLLISSGSEIELVVAAAKVLHQEGRKVRVVSLPCTERFDQQEEQYKEAVLPKDVRQRLAVEASIEGFWQRYTGLDGKVIGMKSFGESAPANVLFRHFGFTVENVLETARSLLK from the coding sequence ATGGTAAATAGAGAGTTAGCAAACGCGATTCGATTTCTGAGCATTGATGCGATCCAGCAAGCCAATTCAGGGCATCCTGGTGCGCCGATGGGAATGGCGGATATTGCCGAAGTGGTGTGGCGTCATCACTTACGCCACAACCCAAAGAACCCGCAGTGGTTCAATCGTGACCGCTATGTTCAGTCCAACGGACATGGTTCCATGCTGCTTTATTCCTTGCTGCATCTGACTGGCTATGATGTGACCCTTGAGGACATCCGCCAGTTTCGCCAGTTACATTCCCGCACCCCAGGGCACCCCGAATACGGTTATACGCCAGGCGTAGAAACCACCACCGGCCCGCTTGGCCAGGGTGTGGCAAATGCCGTCGGGATGGCGATTGCCGAAAAAGCGCTGGCCGCGCAGTTCAATAAACCGGATTTCGCATTGGTCGATCACTATACCTGGCTGTTTTTAGGTGATGGCTGCCTGATGGAAGGGATCTCCCATGAGGCATGTGGTCTGGCTGGCACCCTGCAACTGGGCAAACTGATCGCCGTCTGGGATGACAATGGCATCTCGATTGATGGTCATGTGGAAGGCTGGTTCTCGGAAGATACCGCCGCCCGCTTCCGTGCGTATGGCTGGCATGTGATTGAAGGTGTTGACGGGCATGATGCAGCGGCAGTGGATGCTGCAGTACGTGAAGCCAAAGCCGTCACCGATAAACCCAGCCTGTTATGTTGTAAAACCATCATCGGTTTTGGCTCGCCGAACAAGGCCAACAGCCACGATTGCCACGGTTCAGCCCTCGGCACCGCAGAAGTTGCCCTGGTGCGCGAAGCGCTGAACTGGCCGCATGCGCCCTTCGAGATCCCTGACGCGATCTATCAGGCCTGGGATGCAACCGAACAAGGGGCCAAAAATCAACAAGAGTGGGATCACCTGTTTGCCACTTATCAACAACGCTGGCCGGAGCTGGCGGCTGAATTTAGCCGTCGTATGCAGGGTGAACTGCCCGCCAACTGGGCAGCGGACATGGATAACTACATCGCCGCCTTGCAGGCTGCGCCAGCTAACCTTGCTACCCGCCAGGTCAGCCAGAAGTGCCTGAATCATTTTGCCGATTTGCTGCCAGAATTGATGGGCGGTTCGGCGGATTTGTCGCCGTCAAACCTGACCCGCCAACAAACCTCTGTCGATTTCAGTGCTGAAAATCCGGCGGGCAATTACATCTCCTGGGGCGTGCGTGAATTCGGCATGTCCGCGATGATGAATGGCCTGGCACTGCATGGCGGTTTTATCCCCTACGGCGGTACCTTCCTGATGTTTATGGAGTACGCCCGCAATGCGGTGCGTATGGCCGCACTGATGAAAATCCGTTCAATCTTCGTCTATAGCCATGACACCATCGGCCTCGGCGAGGATGGTCCAACCCATCAGCCGGTTGAGCAGCTCGCCTCGCTGCGACTGACACCGAATATGGAAACCTGGCGCGGCTGCGATCAGGTCGAAGTCGCAGTGGCATGGCGTCAGGCCATTGAACGTCAGAACGGGCCAACCGCGTTGATCCTCACCCGACAACCGCTTGAGCAACAGCCTCGTTCAACGGCGCAGGTGGCGGATATCGCCCGTGGCGGCTATGTCCTCCTCGATTGCGATGGCAAACCCGAACTGTTGCTGATCTCATCCGGTTCGGAAATCGAGCTGGTGGTGGCTGCGGCCAAAGTGCTGCATCAGGAAGGCCGTAAAGTGCGAGTGGTTTCCCTGCCCTGTACCGAACGTTTCGATCAGCAGGAAGAGCAATATAAAGAAGCGGTGCTGCCGAAAGATGTGCGCCAACGTCTGGCGGTGGAGGCCAGCATTGAAGGATTCTGGCAGCGTTACACCGGCCTGGATGGGAAAGTGATTGGCATGAAATCATTCGGCGAGTCAGCACCCGCCAACGTCCTGTTCAGGCATTTTGGCTTTACGGTGGAAAATGTACTCGAAACCGCACGTAGCTTGCTGAAGTAA
- a CDS encoding ornithine decarboxylase, with protein MTPLKIAASAAVAPNLSLNTMRDVVTLDNTDFTDVAAVVVSLADTRSGVLALLRQTGFNLPVFVANAFDEEVLRLPGVVAEINGAPEEWEALEEAAQAYEAELLPPFFDTLTRYVDMQNSTFACPGHQGGAFFKKHPAGRQFYEFYGENVFRSDMCNADVKLGDLLIHEGSAKDAQKYAAKVFNADKTYFVLNGTSSANKVVTNALLTRGDLVLFDRNNHKSNHHGALIQAGATPVYLEAARNPFGFIGGIDAHCFDEGYLREQVKKVAPKRAKDQRPFRLAIIQLGTYDGTVYNARQVVDRIGHLCDYILFDSAWLGYEQFIPLMEGCSPLTLELNENDPGIFVTQSVHKQLAGFSQTSQIHKKDNHLRGQKRFCPHKRLNNAFMLHASTSPFYPLFAALDINARMHQGEAGRSMWHECVTLGIDARKAILERCEMILPFLPEQVHGQPWQAAETETIAADPAYFSFEPGAKWHGFAGYASEQYLVDPCKLLLTTPGIDAASGEYTEFGIPATILANYLRENGIVPEKCDLNSILFLLTPAESAEKMAHLVAMLEQFEQHVKEDALLAEVLPSVYRKNMARYQGYTLRRLCQEMHDLYVSYGVKDLQKAMFREACFPPVKVNPQDAHQAYIRGDVELVPIAKAEGRIAAEGALPYPPGVLCVVPGEVWGGAVQRYFLALEEGINLLPGFSPELQGVYTEEDDSGRKHLVANMMV; from the coding sequence ATGACACCACTAAAAATTGCTGCCAGCGCTGCTGTAGCGCCGAACCTGAGCCTGAACACCATGCGCGACGTGGTGACGCTGGACAACACTGACTTTACCGATGTGGCGGCTGTTGTCGTCTCTTTGGCGGATACGCGCAGTGGCGTGTTGGCGCTGTTGCGCCAGACCGGCTTCAACCTGCCGGTATTCGTTGCCAATGCCTTTGACGAAGAGGTGCTGCGACTGCCGGGCGTGGTTGCTGAAATCAACGGCGCACCGGAGGAGTGGGAGGCGTTAGAAGAGGCCGCGCAGGCTTATGAAGCGGAACTGCTGCCACCGTTCTTTGACACCCTGACGCGCTATGTCGATATGCAAAACAGCACCTTTGCCTGTCCGGGACATCAGGGCGGTGCCTTTTTCAAAAAGCATCCGGCCGGTCGTCAGTTCTATGAATTCTATGGCGAAAACGTCTTCCGTTCCGATATGTGCAACGCGGATGTCAAACTGGGCGATTTGCTGATCCACGAAGGTTCGGCTAAAGATGCGCAGAAGTATGCGGCCAAAGTGTTTAACGCTGACAAAACCTATTTCGTGTTGAACGGGACTTCCAGCGCTAACAAAGTGGTGACCAACGCGCTGCTGACACGTGGTGATTTGGTGCTGTTCGACCGCAACAACCATAAATCTAACCATCATGGTGCGCTGATTCAGGCGGGAGCCACGCCGGTGTATCTCGAAGCGGCGCGTAACCCGTTCGGCTTTATTGGCGGCATTGATGCGCATTGCTTTGATGAAGGCTATCTGCGTGAGCAGGTCAAGAAAGTCGCGCCGAAGCGCGCTAAAGATCAGCGTCCGTTCCGTCTGGCGATCATTCAGCTCGGTACCTACGACGGCACGGTGTATAACGCGCGCCAGGTGGTGGATCGCATCGGCCATCTGTGTGATTACATCCTGTTTGATTCCGCCTGGCTGGGTTACGAGCAATTTATCCCGCTGATGGAGGGGTGCTCGCCGTTAACGCTGGAGCTGAATGAGAACGATCCGGGAATTTTTGTCACCCAGTCGGTGCATAAGCAGCTGGCCGGATTCTCACAGACTTCTCAGATTCACAAGAAAGATAACCATCTGCGCGGGCAGAAACGCTTTTGTCCGCATAAGCGCCTGAACAACGCCTTTATGCTGCACGCGTCCACCAGCCCGTTCTACCCGTTGTTCGCGGCGTTGGATATTAACGCACGGATGCATCAGGGCGAGGCGGGTCGTAGCATGTGGCACGAATGCGTCACGCTGGGCATTGATGCGCGTAAAGCGATTCTGGAACGCTGTGAGATGATTCTGCCATTCCTGCCGGAACAGGTGCATGGTCAACCGTGGCAGGCAGCAGAAACCGAGACGATCGCCGCCGATCCTGCTTACTTCAGCTTCGAACCTGGGGCGAAATGGCACGGTTTTGCCGGTTATGCCAGTGAGCAATATCTGGTTGACCCTTGCAAACTGCTGCTCACTACGCCAGGCATTGATGCCGCCAGCGGGGAGTACACCGAGTTCGGCATTCCGGCCACCATTCTGGCCAATTACCTGCGCGAAAACGGTATTGTGCCGGAAAAATGCGACCTCAACTCAATCCTGTTCCTGCTGACGCCAGCGGAAAGCGCGGAGAAGATGGCGCATCTGGTGGCGATGCTGGAGCAGTTCGAACAGCACGTGAAAGAAGACGCGCTGCTGGCGGAGGTGCTGCCGAGTGTGTATCGCAAAAATATGGCGCGTTATCAAGGCTATACCCTGCGTCGCCTGTGCCAGGAAATGCATGATTTGTACGTCAGCTATGGTGTGAAAGATCTGCAAAAAGCCATGTTCCGCGAAGCCTGCTTCCCGCCGGTTAAGGTAAACCCGCAGGATGCACATCAGGCGTATATTCGCGGTGACGTCGAGCTGGTGCCGATTGCCAAAGCGGAAGGGCGCATCGCCGCAGAAGGTGCATTACCTTACCCTCCTGGCGTGCTGTGCGTGGTGCCGGGCGAAGTCTGGGGTGGCGCGGTGCAGCGCTATTTCCTCGCGCTGGAAGAGGGGATCAACCTGCTGCCGGGCTTCTCGCCGGAGTTGCAGGGGGTTTACACCGAAGAGGATGACAGCGGACGTAAGCATTTAGTGGCGAATATGATGGTTTAA
- a CDS encoding oxidative damage protection protein, with product MSRTIFCTYLQRDAEGQDFQLYPGELGKRIYNEISKEAWQQWMTKQTMLINEKKLNMMNPGDRKVLEQEMVNFLFEGKDVHIEGYTPPEK from the coding sequence ATGAGCCGCACCATTTTTTGTACTTATCTGCAACGCGACGCTGAAGGTCAGGACTTTCAGCTGTATCCTGGCGAGCTGGGTAAGCGCATCTACAACGAAATCTCCAAAGAAGCCTGGCAGCAATGGATGACCAAGCAAACCATGCTGATCAACGAGAAAAAGCTCAACATGATGAACCCGGGCGATCGCAAAGTGCTGGAACAGGAGATGGTGAATTTCCTGTTTGAAGGCAAAGATGTGCACATTGAAGGTTACACACCGCCGGAAAAATAA
- the mltC gene encoding membrane-bound lytic murein transglycosylase MltC, translating to MNKKLIALLAIAPLLVSCSGHKQGQYHEEWVKDTNGFDILMGQFAHNIENIWGINEVLIAGPKDYVKYSDNYYTRSHINFDSGSITVETISGTDPMASLRQAIITTLLMGDEPGNVDLYSDANDIQISKEPMLYGQVLDNTGQAIRWQGRAGSFADYLIQNKLQKRTSGLHVIWSVTIPMVPNHLDKRAHKYLPMVRKAAEEYGVDASLILAIMQTESSFNPYAVSNSDALGLMQVVQHTAGVDVFRMKGKWGKPSRSYLLDPENNIDAGTAYLSLLQNTYLGGIQDPVSRRYAVITAYNGGAGSVLRVFSSDKDRAFAMINGMSPGQVYQTLTTNHPSAESRRYLYKVNSAQRSYHRY from the coding sequence ATGAATAAAAAATTGATCGCCCTGCTGGCAATCGCACCGTTGTTGGTTTCCTGCTCCGGACACAAACAAGGGCAATATCACGAAGAGTGGGTTAAGGACACCAACGGTTTCGACATTCTGATGGGTCAGTTCGCCCATAACATTGAAAATATCTGGGGAATCAATGAAGTTCTGATCGCTGGCCCAAAAGATTACGTCAAATATAGCGATAACTATTACACCCGCAGCCATATCAACTTTGATAGCGGTAGCATTACCGTTGAAACCATTTCCGGCACCGATCCGATGGCGAGCCTGCGCCAGGCGATCATCACCACGCTGTTAATGGGTGACGAACCGGGTAATGTCGATCTCTATTCAGACGCCAACGATATTCAGATCAGTAAAGAGCCGATGCTGTACGGCCAGGTGTTGGACAACACCGGTCAGGCGATTCGCTGGCAGGGACGTGCTGGCAGCTTTGCTGATTACCTGATTCAGAACAAACTGCAAAAACGCACCTCGGGCCTGCATGTTATCTGGTCTGTGACCATTCCGATGGTGCCAAACCATCTCGATAAACGTGCGCATAAATACCTGCCCATGGTGCGTAAAGCCGCTGAAGAGTATGGCGTGGATGCGTCGTTGATTCTGGCGATTATGCAGACCGAGTCGAGCTTCAACCCCTATGCGGTGAGCAACTCGGATGCACTGGGGCTGATGCAGGTCGTGCAGCATACCGCAGGGGTTGATGTCTTCCGCATGAAGGGGAAATGGGGCAAACCAAGCCGCAGTTATCTGCTTGATCCGGAGAATAACATCGATGCCGGTACGGCCTATTTGTCGTTATTGCAGAACACCTATCTGGGCGGAATCCAGGACCCGGTATCACGACGTTATGCGGTGATTACTGCCTATAACGGCGGTGCGGGCAGCGTGTTGCGCGTGTTCTCCAGCGATAAAGATCGCGCGTTTGCGATGATTAATGGCATGTCGCCGGGGCAGGTCTATCAGACTCTGACCACCAACCATCCATCCGCAGAATCACGTCGCTATCTGTACAAGGTGAACAGCGCCCAGCGCAGTTATCACCGTTATTAA
- a CDS encoding YggL family protein has translation MATQRSRRLRKKLHIDEFQELGFSVAWRFAEGTSEEQIDSTLDAFINEVIDPNGLAYDGSGYLVWEGLVCLQQTGKCTDEHRELVRKWLQDRSLADVQVTELFDVWWD, from the coding sequence ATGGCCACACAGCGCAGCCGTCGTTTACGTAAAAAATTGCATATTGATGAGTTTCAGGAACTGGGTTTCTCCGTTGCCTGGCGTTTTGCCGAAGGCACCAGTGAGGAGCAGATTGACAGCACCCTGGATGCGTTTATCAACGAAGTGATCGATCCCAATGGTCTGGCCTACGATGGTAGCGGCTACCTGGTATGGGAAGGGCTGGTATGCCTGCAACAGACCGGCAAATGCACCGATGAACATCGTGAACTGGTTCGCAAATGGTTACAGGATCGTAGCCTGGCAGATGTGCAGGTGACTGAACTCTTTGATGTGTGGTGGGACTAA
- the mutY gene encoding A/G-specific adenine glycosylase gives MMQAPQFAQQVLDWYQRFGRKTLPWQQEKTPYKVWLSEVMLQQTQVATVIPYFERFMARFPTVADLAAAPLDEVLHLWTGLGYYARARNLHKAAKQVVDKHAGEFPRNFDDVAALPGVGRSTAGAILSLSLGLHFPILDGNVKRVLARCYAVAGWPGKKEVEKRLWQISEEVTPAQGVSQFNQAMMDLGALVCTRSRPKCEICPLNSGCVAYANTSWANYPGKKPKQTLPERSGWFLMMQHGDDVWLEQRPPVGLWGGLFCFPQFTTEQAMTDWLAERGIHARPQQLTAFRHTFSHFHLDIVPMWLAWPSSGSLMDEAGGLWYNLAQPPSVGLAAPVERLLHELRHPQQLALHTRVTEEEE, from the coding sequence ATGATGCAAGCGCCGCAGTTCGCGCAACAGGTGCTGGACTGGTATCAGCGCTTTGGTCGCAAAACCCTGCCCTGGCAGCAGGAGAAAACGCCTTACAAAGTATGGCTCTCCGAAGTGATGTTGCAGCAGACCCAGGTTGCCACCGTCATTCCCTATTTTGAACGCTTTATGGCGCGTTTCCCCACGGTTGCCGATCTGGCCGCGGCACCACTGGATGAAGTGCTGCATCTGTGGACCGGTCTCGGTTATTACGCCCGGGCGCGCAACCTGCATAAAGCGGCAAAACAGGTGGTGGATAAACACGCTGGCGAGTTTCCGCGTAACTTTGATGACGTGGCAGCACTGCCGGGCGTGGGCCGCTCGACAGCGGGGGCAATATTGTCTCTATCGCTGGGCCTGCACTTCCCGATCCTCGATGGCAACGTCAAACGTGTGTTAGCGCGTTGCTACGCCGTGGCTGGCTGGCCGGGGAAAAAAGAAGTCGAAAAGCGGCTATGGCAAATCAGCGAAGAGGTCACCCCTGCGCAGGGCGTCAGCCAGTTTAACCAGGCGATGATGGATCTCGGTGCGTTAGTGTGTACCCGCTCACGTCCGAAGTGTGAGATTTGCCCGCTCAACAGCGGCTGCGTCGCCTATGCCAACACCAGTTGGGCCAACTATCCCGGCAAGAAACCCAAGCAAACGCTGCCTGAACGCAGTGGCTGGTTTTTGATGATGCAGCACGGTGATGATGTCTGGCTGGAGCAACGTCCCCCAGTGGGCCTGTGGGGCGGCCTGTTTTGCTTCCCGCAATTCACCACCGAACAGGCCATGACCGACTGGCTGGCGGAACGCGGCATTCACGCCAGACCACAGCAGCTCACCGCCTTCCGCCATACCTTCAGCCATTTCCATCTGGATATTGTGCCTATGTGGCTGGCATGGCCTTCGTCCGGGTCGCTGATGGATGAAGCAGGCGGTCTCTGGTATAACTTAGCGCAACCACCGTCAGTGGGTCTGGCTGCGCCGGTCGAGCGCCTGTTGCATGAACTGCGACATCCCCAGCAACTGGCACTGCATACGCGAGTGACCGAAGAGGAAGAGTAA
- a CDS encoding DUF2884 domain-containing protein, which yields MVRKTLLAALLLAATQAQAAYECSVKPQDDVIIKPQSVQVVGENGNLEISPQGDVQFNGQRVSVDNATRQKAIDYQNALRRDLPWIDQGANSRLERSRVALDQVIVEKLGPNSNVRNRLSKLDGQLKQQMNRIIEHRSDGLTFHHQAIDQVRADGEKLVQSTMGGILQDSLNEMGSQQSGGGSNPLQALMGNLGGLQQSIQTEWNKQEQDFQNFGHEVCNRVTDLEGQRKGLVQSFKG from the coding sequence ATGGTTCGTAAAACGCTTCTCGCCGCGTTGTTGCTGGCGGCGACTCAGGCCCAGGCTGCGTATGAATGCAGCGTTAAGCCACAAGATGATGTGATTATTAAGCCGCAGAGCGTGCAGGTGGTGGGAGAAAACGGCAACCTCGAAATCTCGCCGCAGGGTGATGTGCAGTTCAATGGGCAGAGAGTGAGTGTCGATAACGCCACACGCCAGAAAGCGATCGACTATCAAAACGCACTGCGCCGTGACTTACCCTGGATCGATCAGGGTGCGAATTCCCGTCTGGAGCGCAGTCGTGTTGCCCTGGATCAGGTGATTGTCGAAAAGCTGGGGCCAAACAGCAACGTGCGTAATCGCCTCAGCAAACTGGATGGTCAGCTGAAGCAGCAGATGAACCGGATTATTGAGCATCGTAGCGATGGCCTGACTTTCCATCATCAGGCAATTGATCAGGTACGTGCCGACGGTGAAAAACTGGTGCAAAGCACCATGGGCGGTATCCTGCAGGACAGCCTGAACGAGATGGGCAGCCAGCAGTCTGGCGGCGGTAGCAACCCGTTGCAGGCGTTGATGGGTAATCTCGGGGGGTTACAGCAGTCGATTCAAACGGAATGGAACAAGCAGGAGCAGGATTTCCAGAATTTTGGTCATGAGGTGTGTAACCGCGTGACGGACCTTGAAGGGCAGCGTAAAGGCCTGGTGCAAAGCTTCAAAGGTTAA
- a CDS encoding PTS ascorbate transporter subunit IIC, giving the protein MFIQNLLLVVVDVLKVPSILVGLVALFGLVAQRKPFPDVIKGTVKTILGFLVLAGGASVLVGSLTPLGDIFKQAFDVQGIIPNNEAMVSIALEKYGAPTTLIMAFGMVANIIVARFTRLKYIYLSGHVTFYMACMVAIILSVAGFEGVQLIYTGSLALGMLMAFFPALAQPHMRKIVGHDQVALAHTGTVGYVLSGWIGSLVGKGSKSTEEMNMPKNLSFLRDSTISISLTMMIIYFILSASAGKEYVETHFSHGQNYLVYSFVQAITFAAGVFIILQGVRLILAEIVPAFTGFSEKLVPNARPALDCPIVFPYAPNAVLVGFISSFVGGLVGLFILGQLKWVLILPGVVPHFFCGATAGVFGNATGGKRGAMLGAFAHGVLITFLPVALLPVLGALGLTNTTFSDTDFGVTGIILGNMARYMDKGTITMVITGIFALLVIYNFATSNKGVAKEVKGE; this is encoded by the coding sequence ATGTTTATCCAAAACCTTTTATTGGTAGTTGTCGACGTGCTGAAAGTGCCTTCAATCCTGGTAGGATTAGTGGCTTTATTTGGTCTGGTCGCGCAAAGAAAACCGTTCCCGGATGTCATTAAAGGTACGGTAAAAACGATTCTGGGTTTTTTAGTGCTGGCAGGTGGTGCCTCTGTATTGGTCGGTTCACTGACTCCACTCGGTGATATCTTCAAGCAGGCATTTGATGTTCAAGGCATTATTCCTAACAACGAAGCGATGGTTTCCATTGCGCTGGAAAAATACGGTGCGCCCACCACGCTGATCATGGCGTTTGGTATGGTGGCGAATATTATCGTTGCTCGCTTTACCCGCCTGAAATATATCTACCTTTCTGGTCATGTGACATTTTATATGGCCTGTATGGTGGCCATTATTCTGTCGGTTGCCGGTTTCGAAGGCGTCCAGCTTATTTATACCGGCTCGCTGGCACTCGGCATGTTGATGGCATTTTTCCCGGCGCTGGCGCAACCGCATATGCGTAAAATTGTTGGACATGACCAGGTCGCATTAGCCCATACCGGGACCGTTGGTTATGTGCTGTCAGGCTGGATTGGTTCATTAGTCGGTAAAGGTTCGAAATCTACCGAAGAGATGAACATGCCAAAAAACCTGAGTTTTTTGCGTGACAGTACCATCTCTATTTCACTGACCATGATGATTATCTACTTTATTTTGTCTGCTTCGGCGGGCAAAGAATATGTGGAAACACATTTCAGTCATGGTCAGAACTATCTGGTCTATTCATTCGTACAGGCCATCACCTTCGCAGCTGGCGTATTTATTATTCTGCAAGGTGTACGTTTAATTCTGGCAGAGATCGTACCGGCGTTCACCGGCTTCTCTGAAAAGCTGGTACCGAATGCCCGTCCGGCACTCGACTGTCCGATTGTATTCCCTTATGCGCCGAATGCGGTACTGGTTGGCTTTATTTCCAGCTTCGTCGGTGGCCTGGTCGGATTATTTATTCTCGGCCAATTGAAATGGGTATTAATTTTACCAGGTGTCGTGCCACACTTCTTCTGCGGCGCTACTGCTGGGGTATTTGGCAATGCGACCGGCGGTAAACGTGGTGCAATGCTCGGTGCATTCGCCCATGGTGTGTTAATTACCTTCCTGCCAGTAGCGCTGTTGCCGGTATTGGGCGCTCTGGGATTAACTAACACCACCTTCTCAGATACCGACTTTGGTGTCACCGGGATCATCCTGGGTAATATGGCCCGATATATGGACAAGGGCACCATTACCATGGTGATTACCGGGATTTTCGCTCTGCTGGTTATTTATAACTTTGCCACCAGTAATAAAGGCGTGGCAAAAGAAGTGAAAGGCGAATAA
- a CDS encoding PTS sugar transporter subunit IIA encodes MSNLSKWLNEEKIQYLTSVSDWKEAIQVAGRPLLNEGAISQQYIDVIIQQKQDIGPYFVIAPRIAMPHARPEQGAHKLGLSIVKLGQAVKFDADENDPVDAIFMFSAPDSNSHIEMISQLAEVLSDDETMGRLFNSRSKEELSAILLADKAVN; translated from the coding sequence ATGTCGAATCTGTCAAAGTGGCTGAATGAAGAAAAAATCCAGTATCTGACAAGCGTCTCCGACTGGAAAGAAGCAATTCAGGTTGCCGGACGCCCGTTACTGAATGAAGGCGCGATTTCTCAACAGTATATTGATGTCATCATTCAGCAAAAACAGGATATTGGCCCCTATTTTGTTATCGCGCCACGCATCGCCATGCCCCATGCGCGCCCAGAGCAGGGAGCGCACAAACTCGGGTTATCGATTGTCAAACTGGGCCAGGCCGTCAAATTTGATGCTGATGAAAATGATCCGGTTGATGCTATTTTTATGTTCTCAGCACCGGACAGCAACAGCCATATTGAAATGATTTCTCAACTGGCTGAAGTCCTCTCCGATGACGAGACGATGGGGCGATTATTCAACTCACGTAGTAAAGAAGAATTGAGCGCCATTTTACTGGCAGACAAGGCAGTTAATTAA